The proteins below come from a single Chitinophaga pinensis DSM 2588 genomic window:
- a CDS encoding DUF5703 domain-containing protein — protein sequence MQRTVAQFNTVSRYDVIWNSQSRHAGESMPCGGGDIGLNVWVEQGDLLFYISRSGTFDENNAMLKQGRVRIKLSSGPLSNEGFIQQLKLAQGYINVHDANTDIDIWVDVFHPVIHVDVKSAKPVKVTATYESWRYQDHLITDNRECRTNSYKRLQSFPVITYKDDIRFQGNEVLFYHRNRSDVQDVFNYTVDKEGMNSVKQAMYDPLRNNTFGGIMRGEQMVAAGVDSGKYADAAFYAWSLQSKKPVRRQQLSIGLEVAQTESLTPWLQALQQTLQQAESNVTSDRHKTMQWWQEFWDRSYIHIDSKDSAAVTAGRNYQLFRYMLGCNAYGQWPTKFNGGLFTFDPCYVNEELHFSPDFRLWGGGTMTAQNQRLVYYPFLKNGDFDMMKAQFDFYLRTKRNAELRSETYWHHAGACFTEQIENFGLPNIFEYELKRPAGADPGVEYNAWLEYQWETVFEFCLMMLDMHSYTGVSQPEHLAFIESCLNFYDEHYRQLARRRGVRELNEQGQYILFPTSAAETFKMTYNSTTVIAALKVIVERMQALPDIQQDTLRSKKLLQLQQRIPPIALTAFEGHQTIAPALAWERVQNSEAPQLYPVFPWGIYGVGKPGLDIARNTWEYDPHVVKYRSHIGWRQYNIFAARLGLTEAAAHFTQLKFADGPHRFPAFWGPGFDWTPDHNWGGSAMIGLQEMLLQTDGKKVYLLPAWPADWNAAFKLHAPYNTIIEAKIVNGKVTVLKVTPASRKADVVIL from the coding sequence ATGCAGCGGACTGTTGCACAATTTAACACTGTATCCCGTTATGATGTTATCTGGAATTCCCAGAGTCGCCATGCAGGAGAATCTATGCCCTGTGGTGGTGGCGATATCGGATTGAATGTATGGGTGGAGCAGGGAGATCTGTTGTTTTACATATCGCGTAGCGGAACTTTTGATGAAAATAATGCCATGCTCAAACAGGGGCGGGTAAGGATAAAATTATCTTCTGGTCCTCTCAGTAACGAGGGATTTATACAACAATTGAAGTTAGCGCAGGGGTATATCAACGTACATGATGCCAATACTGATATTGATATCTGGGTGGATGTATTCCATCCCGTTATCCATGTGGATGTGAAAAGTGCAAAGCCGGTAAAAGTAACTGCCACATATGAATCCTGGCGATACCAGGACCATCTGATCACGGATAACCGGGAATGCAGAACAAACTCCTACAAACGTTTACAGTCTTTCCCTGTAATTACCTATAAGGATGATATCCGTTTCCAGGGTAATGAAGTGCTGTTCTATCATCGTAACCGCTCAGATGTACAGGATGTATTTAACTATACCGTAGACAAGGAAGGCATGAACAGCGTAAAGCAGGCAATGTATGATCCGCTGCGCAATAATACGTTCGGTGGTATCATGCGTGGAGAACAGATGGTAGCAGCAGGCGTGGATTCCGGGAAATATGCGGATGCTGCTTTTTATGCCTGGTCTTTGCAGAGTAAAAAGCCGGTCCGCCGACAGCAACTGAGCATCGGACTGGAAGTAGCGCAGACTGAAAGTCTGACGCCATGGCTGCAGGCATTACAACAAACCCTCCAGCAGGCTGAAAGCAATGTGACGTCTGATCGCCATAAGACGATGCAATGGTGGCAGGAATTCTGGGACAGGAGTTATATCCATATCGATAGCAAAGACAGCGCTGCCGTGACAGCAGGCCGAAATTACCAGTTGTTCCGGTATATGCTGGGTTGTAATGCGTATGGTCAATGGCCCACTAAATTCAATGGCGGCCTATTCACATTTGATCCGTGTTATGTGAATGAGGAACTGCATTTCTCGCCTGATTTCCGCCTCTGGGGCGGAGGTACGATGACTGCACAGAACCAGCGTCTTGTGTATTATCCCTTTCTGAAGAACGGTGATTTTGATATGATGAAAGCGCAGTTTGATTTTTACCTCCGTACAAAAAGGAATGCCGAGTTACGCAGTGAAACTTACTGGCACCATGCCGGCGCCTGTTTTACGGAGCAGATCGAAAACTTCGGATTGCCCAATATCTTTGAATATGAACTGAAAAGACCTGCCGGTGCTGATCCCGGTGTGGAATACAATGCCTGGCTGGAATACCAGTGGGAAACGGTATTTGAATTCTGTCTGATGATGCTGGATATGCATAGCTATACAGGTGTCAGTCAGCCGGAACACCTGGCATTTATCGAAAGCTGCCTGAACTTCTATGATGAACATTACCGGCAACTGGCCAGGAGGAGAGGAGTACGGGAACTGAATGAGCAGGGACAGTATATACTTTTCCCCACATCCGCAGCAGAAACCTTTAAGATGACCTATAACTCCACTACTGTGATCGCCGCTTTAAAGGTGATTGTGGAAAGGATGCAGGCGTTACCCGACATACAGCAGGATACCCTCCGCAGTAAAAAGTTGCTGCAACTGCAACAGCGTATTCCACCAATCGCATTGACAGCGTTTGAGGGGCATCAGACGATTGCCCCTGCACTGGCCTGGGAGCGGGTACAGAATTCGGAGGCGCCACAATTATACCCTGTTTTCCCCTGGGGAATATACGGAGTGGGGAAACCCGGACTGGACATTGCGCGTAATACCTGGGAATATGATCCACATGTAGTGAAATACCGTAGCCATATCGGCTGGCGGCAGTATAATATTTTTGCCGCCCGTCTGGGACTGACGGAAGCAGCCGCCCACTTTACCCAACTGAAATTTGCAGATGGTCCGCATCGCTTTCCTGCTTTCTGGGGTCCCGGTTTTGACTGGACGCCTGACCATAACTGGGGCGGTTCCGCCATGATTGGTTTACAGGAAATGCTGCTGCAGACCGATGGAAAGAAGGTTTATCTGTTACCCGCCTGGCCGGCAGACTGGAATGCCGCCTTTAAGCTCCACGCTCCTTATAACACCATCATAGAAGCGAAGATCGTCAATGGAAAAGTGACCGTATTAAAAGTGACACCCGCTTCCCGGAAAGCAGATGTGGTCATCCTGTAA
- a CDS encoding type IX secretion system membrane protein PorP/SprF, producing MYTTKKWFTVVLLLCLAAGSRAQQSVQFSQYIFNGLAINPAYAGYKDVLHLNASYRQQWTGLEGAPRTGSISLDGPLNRGNKDANVGLGIQAMMDNLGPQSAISLYASYAYRIRLDEEDTRRLCFGLGVGATQYGMDGKDLIYETNGDRIIPDGSAKATTPDARVGIYYYTPSVYIGVSVLDLLSKYTSSGYKWRGYTYESIRRKQHLYVTAGYMFNVNDEISLKPSVLFKSDFSGPAGLDATLMMHIDELLWVGGSYRTNLSVLNKKSIVNNTALDKANAISGILEYYISPKYRIGYSYDYSMNKLAGIQTGSHELSIGILFNSKLFSTSNPRYF from the coding sequence ATGTACACGACAAAAAAATGGTTTACTGTAGTATTATTACTTTGCCTTGCAGCAGGTTCCCGTGCGCAGCAAAGTGTCCAGTTCAGCCAGTATATTTTTAACGGATTGGCAATCAACCCGGCCTATGCGGGTTACAAGGATGTACTACACCTCAACGCTTCGTATCGCCAGCAATGGACCGGACTTGAAGGCGCTCCGCGTACCGGATCTATCTCTCTGGATGGTCCGCTGAACCGTGGTAACAAAGACGCCAACGTAGGTCTTGGTATTCAAGCGATGATGGATAACCTGGGACCACAGAGTGCAATCTCTCTCTATGCTTCTTACGCTTACCGTATCCGTCTCGACGAAGAAGACACCCGCCGTCTTTGTTTCGGTCTCGGTGTAGGCGCTACACAATATGGAATGGACGGTAAAGACCTGATATACGAAACAAACGGTGACCGTATCATTCCTGATGGATCTGCGAAAGCAACCACACCTGATGCACGTGTAGGCATCTATTACTATACTCCTTCTGTTTATATCGGTGTATCCGTACTGGATCTCTTATCCAAATACACCAGCTCCGGTTACAAATGGAGAGGTTATACATACGAAAGTATCCGCAGAAAACAGCATCTGTATGTGACTGCAGGTTACATGTTCAATGTGAACGACGAAATTTCCCTCAAACCATCAGTACTGTTTAAAAGTGATTTCTCCGGTCCTGCAGGATTGGATGCTACACTGATGATGCACATCGACGAACTGTTATGGGTAGGTGGTTCTTACAGAACAAACCTGTCTGTATTAAACAAGAAATCTATTGTGAACAATACGGCTCTTGACAAGGCCAATGCAATCAGCGGTATCCTTGAATACTATATCTCGCCTAAATATCGCATAGGTTATTCTTATGACTATAGCATGAACAAACTGGCAGGTATTCAGACTGGCTCTCATGAACTTTCGATCGGTATATTATTTAATTCAAAGCTATTCAGTACGTCTAATCCGCGCTATTTTTAA
- a CDS encoding alpha-amylase, whose amino-acid sequence MKNGTMMQYFHWYTPEDGSLWNTVKKEAPKLAALGINAIWLPPAYKGADGASSRGYDVYDLYDLGEFDQKGTVRTRYGTREEFEAAVKAIQESGMQVYVDVVANHLMGGDETEKVTVRKVDAENRNEFISEPMEVEAYTRFTYPGRKGAHSDFVWDHQCFTGIDHVSNSDEEGIFTIQNEYGEGWEEVIDTEKGNYDYLMGADIEFRNPAVREEFRRWGEWYYNAVKFDGFRLDAVKHITPSFFNEWLDQMRQYTGRELFAVGEYWAPGQLDLLLKYIEATEGKMSLFDASLHHNFYDASLKGKDYDLTTIFDGSLVQAKPFLAVTVIGNHDTQPLQALEAPVDYWFKPIAYALILLREHGYPCVFYPDLYGAKYTDKNGEGEDTEIELVPVEGLELLIPARDQHAYGVQRDYFDHANCIGWTREGDEEHTGCAVVISNGEEGNKHMEIGKRYAGKRFKDILGKRQEEIVVDEEGWAEFLCAAGSVSVWTLAE is encoded by the coding sequence ATGAAAAACGGTACGATGATGCAGTACTTCCACTGGTATACGCCAGAGGATGGAAGTTTATGGAATACGGTGAAAAAAGAAGCCCCAAAACTGGCCGCCCTGGGTATTAACGCCATCTGGCTGCCGCCTGCCTATAAAGGAGCGGACGGCGCCAGCAGCCGTGGATATGACGTGTATGATCTGTATGACCTCGGTGAGTTTGATCAGAAAGGGACGGTTCGTACCCGTTACGGTACCCGCGAGGAGTTTGAAGCAGCTGTTAAAGCTATTCAGGAGAGCGGTATGCAGGTCTATGTGGATGTTGTGGCAAATCACCTGATGGGTGGAGACGAAACGGAAAAGGTGACGGTACGTAAAGTAGATGCGGAAAACAGGAACGAGTTTATTTCTGAGCCGATGGAAGTCGAGGCTTATACCCGTTTTACTTATCCGGGCCGTAAAGGTGCGCATTCTGATTTTGTATGGGATCACCAGTGTTTTACCGGTATCGATCATGTCAGCAATAGTGATGAAGAGGGCATTTTCACCATTCAGAATGAATATGGCGAAGGATGGGAGGAAGTGATAGACACGGAAAAGGGAAACTATGACTACCTGATGGGCGCCGATATAGAATTCCGTAATCCTGCTGTCAGAGAAGAATTCAGAAGATGGGGAGAATGGTATTACAATGCGGTGAAATTTGATGGTTTCCGTCTGGATGCGGTGAAACATATTACGCCTTCTTTCTTCAACGAGTGGCTGGACCAGATGCGTCAGTATACCGGCAGAGAATTGTTTGCAGTAGGAGAATACTGGGCGCCAGGTCAGCTGGACCTGTTATTAAAGTATATAGAAGCCACAGAGGGCAAAATGTCTTTATTCGATGCCTCTCTGCATCATAATTTCTATGATGCTTCCCTGAAAGGAAAAGACTATGATCTGACAACCATCTTTGATGGTTCGCTGGTACAGGCGAAGCCTTTCCTGGCAGTGACGGTGATTGGTAATCATGATACCCAGCCATTGCAGGCACTGGAAGCACCGGTGGATTACTGGTTCAAACCGATTGCTTATGCACTGATCCTGTTGCGTGAGCATGGTTATCCTTGTGTCTTTTATCCTGACCTGTATGGTGCAAAGTATACGGATAAGAATGGGGAAGGGGAGGATACGGAAATAGAACTGGTACCGGTAGAAGGACTGGAATTATTGATTCCGGCGAGGGACCAGCACGCCTATGGTGTACAGCGTGATTATTTCGATCATGCGAACTGTATCGGCTGGACACGTGAAGGAGATGAAGAGCATACCGGTTGTGCAGTGGTCATTTCTAATGGAGAAGAAGGGAATAAGCACATGGAGATCGGAAAGCGTTATGCCGGAAAGCGGTTTAAAGATATACTTGGCAAACGGCAGGAGGAGATTGTGGTGGATGAAGAAGGATGGGCTGAGTTCCTTTGTGCGGCAGGTTCGGTATCTGTGTGGACATTAGCTGAATAA
- a CDS encoding Crp/Fnr family transcriptional regulator has protein sequence MQRLLAHISRFVELTDEDKETILSIMQYQQVKKKEYLLRQDAVCNANYFVLQGCFRRYYIDDKGTEQTIQFAIDNWWITDYDSLEKRAPSEYFIQAVENAEIAVLDKRVQEELFRQVPAMERYFRLVLQRAYAASVQRIRYIYDFSGEERYNHFSNLFPEFLQRIPQYMLASYLGFTPEFLSKIRAKKI, from the coding sequence ATGCAAAGGCTCCTCGCACATATCAGCAGGTTTGTCGAACTGACGGACGAAGACAAAGAGACGATTCTTTCCATCATGCAGTACCAGCAGGTTAAAAAGAAAGAATACCTGCTCAGACAGGACGCGGTGTGTAATGCGAATTACTTTGTCCTGCAGGGTTGTTTCCGCAGGTATTACATTGATGATAAAGGCACCGAACAGACGATCCAGTTTGCTATTGATAACTGGTGGATTACAGACTATGATAGTCTGGAGAAAAGGGCCCCTTCCGAGTATTTTATCCAGGCTGTTGAAAACGCCGAAATAGCGGTACTGGATAAAAGAGTACAGGAGGAGTTGTTTCGTCAGGTACCGGCGATGGAACGGTATTTCAGACTGGTATTACAAAGAGCCTATGCGGCGTCTGTGCAGCGTATCCGCTATATTTATGACTTCTCCGGAGAAGAGCGTTATAATCACTTCAGTAACCTGTTTCCCGAGTTTTTGCAGCGTATTCCCCAATATATGCTGGCTTCCTACCTTGGTTTTACCCCGGAATTCCTGAGTAAGATCAGGGCTAAGAAAATCTGA
- a CDS encoding S10 family peptidase, translating into MISKILLPLLLAGAMFTQATAQTSEAQMKPSPSRLLAIDSAVVTRHEVTIKGQRVPYTATAGSIPIWDEEGKPLAGVFYTYYEREDVKDKSGRPLVISFNGGPGTPSVWMEIGYTGPRILNIDDEGYPVQPFGMRDNPQSILDIADIVYIDPVNTGYSRPVHKDVPGSKFYGVNADIKYLAEWINTFVTRKGRWASPKFLIGESYGTTRVSGLALELQDAQWMYLNGVVLVSPTELGIDRNGPLDAALKLPYFTATAWYHKKLPADLQQKDLNEVLPEVENFTINELIPALSRGGSLDEAQRKSIGARVARYSGLKEIVVQENNLDVSTNLFWKELLRDQGYTVGRLDSRYRGIDRQTGGTQPDYNAELTAWLQAFTPAIQIYLREELNYKTDLKYNMFGPVFPWDSKDNKTGENLRQAIAQNPFLHLLVQSGYYDGACDYFNAKYSMWQLDPGGKLKDRLKWEGYRSGHMMYLRKDDLAAANENLRKFILQSIPAKGQAAKY; encoded by the coding sequence ATGATCAGCAAAATCTTACTGCCCCTGCTGCTGGCGGGCGCTATGTTTACACAGGCGACTGCACAGACTTCTGAGGCGCAGATGAAACCCTCACCTTCCCGCTTACTGGCGATTGACTCAGCTGTAGTTACCAGGCATGAAGTAACGATCAAAGGGCAGCGTGTGCCTTATACTGCTACTGCTGGGAGCATTCCGATCTGGGATGAAGAAGGGAAGCCACTGGCAGGAGTATTTTATACTTATTATGAGAGAGAGGATGTGAAAGATAAGTCCGGCCGTCCGCTGGTGATCTCTTTCAATGGTGGTCCGGGTACCCCTTCCGTATGGATGGAGATAGGTTATACCGGTCCGCGTATCCTGAATATAGATGACGAAGGGTATCCGGTGCAGCCGTTTGGTATGCGCGATAACCCACAATCTATCCTGGATATTGCCGATATCGTATACATAGATCCTGTGAATACAGGCTATTCCCGTCCGGTACATAAAGATGTTCCAGGTAGTAAATTCTATGGGGTGAATGCTGACATTAAGTACCTGGCGGAATGGATCAATACTTTCGTGACCCGTAAAGGTCGTTGGGCTTCTCCGAAGTTCCTGATCGGCGAAAGCTACGGAACCACCCGTGTATCCGGGCTGGCGTTAGAGTTGCAGGATGCACAGTGGATGTACCTGAATGGCGTGGTCCTGGTGTCTCCGACCGAACTGGGTATAGACAGGAATGGTCCGCTGGATGCGGCTTTAAAGCTGCCTTATTTCACAGCGACGGCCTGGTATCATAAGAAGCTACCAGCTGATTTGCAGCAGAAAGACCTCAATGAGGTATTGCCGGAAGTAGAGAATTTTACGATCAATGAGCTGATCCCTGCACTGTCAAGAGGCGGTTCTCTGGATGAAGCGCAACGTAAGAGTATCGGCGCGAGGGTGGCACGTTATAGTGGTTTGAAAGAAATCGTGGTGCAGGAAAACAATCTCGATGTATCTACCAATCTTTTCTGGAAGGAACTGCTGCGCGATCAGGGATATACCGTTGGTCGTCTGGATTCCCGTTACAGGGGTATTGACAGGCAGACTGGTGGTACTCAACCTGATTATAATGCGGAACTGACTGCATGGTTGCAGGCATTTACACCTGCGATCCAGATCTATCTGCGGGAAGAACTGAACTATAAAACGGATCTGAAGTATAATATGTTTGGTCCGGTGTTCCCATGGGATTCAAAGGACAACAAGACCGGTGAAAACCTGCGTCAGGCAATTGCCCAGAACCCATTCCTGCACCTGCTGGTACAATCGGGTTATTATGATGGCGCCTGTGATTACTTCAACGCGAAATATAGCATGTGGCAGCTGGATCCGGGCGGTAAACTGAAAGACAGGCTGAAATGGGAAGGTTATCGCAGCGGACATATGATGTATCTGCGAAAAGATGATCTGGCTGCGGCCAATGAAAATCTCCGCAAATTTATCCTTCAGTCGATACCGGCTAAGGGACAAGCAGCAAAATACTAA
- a CDS encoding response regulator transcription factor, translated as MNTAVYKILLVDEDQVFVRQTRQLLITQSYDIYTASSEEEGIIICQQQQPDLIICGAHLRGTGGHHFIMALRNDPGFDHIPLIFISVKDNKQEMRMAMNLGADDYLARPFRKRDLLLSIRSRLGRFAKFNHVHTPDETRSVSLANSTTAQQALYHRLGKAENRIIKMIAEGKSTKQMADELNVSIRTIENHRYRIAGKLGIAGRNALTEFVIRNIIQQQQKQ; from the coding sequence ATGAATACTGCAGTCTATAAAATTTTACTTGTAGATGAGGACCAGGTATTTGTGAGACAGACCCGGCAGTTATTGATTACCCAATCTTATGATATTTACACAGCCTCCTCAGAAGAAGAAGGAATCATCATCTGTCAGCAACAACAACCTGACCTTATCATCTGTGGCGCCCACCTGCGAGGAACAGGCGGACACCATTTTATTATGGCACTAAGAAATGATCCTGGATTTGACCATATTCCCCTGATCTTCATAAGCGTAAAAGATAACAAACAGGAGATGCGTATGGCGATGAACCTCGGCGCTGACGACTACCTGGCAAGACCCTTCAGAAAGAGGGACCTCCTGCTCAGTATCCGCTCCCGCCTCGGCCGATTCGCTAAATTCAATCATGTGCACACGCCGGATGAAACAAGAAGCGTTTCCCTGGCCAACTCAACCACTGCGCAACAGGCACTTTATCACCGCCTCGGTAAAGCTGAGAACCGCATTATAAAAATGATTGCGGAAGGAAAAAGTACCAAGCAGATGGCTGACGAACTCAATGTGAGCATCCGTACGATCGAGAATCACAGGTACAGAATTGCGGGCAAACTCGGCATAGCCGGCCGCAATGCACTCACCGAATTTGTAATAAGGAATATCATTCAACAGCAACAAAAGCAGTGA
- a CDS encoding gliding motility-associated C-terminal domain-containing protein: MQRRVGLVLTDMKKLSDHCLFMLLFIVGMAWLPAKASSLPAGKTDKSSIASGVKPYTKSAQIWMTYGYTPSGTDQAVATGDRIDYRIYIRNTGDEPLTGVRIVDTIPLHTTFFGATNGGGLNGGLSNNILTYNNVTIPVGATIYVNISVDVAANLTGVDYINNTGYVDLGDGAGLRHTFGPGADNNITAPLGGDRGWPSTRTPVDNGMNTVAWKSSGYIGTGPDRTIQTGDVITYVIHVKNTGSQTLTNILVTDYVPVYTNFYDGDENVTPDANNLLSWTIPSLDPGQTTVRTFRVRVATDLTGAKSIDNTAYVNNGNGKGSVATLPALSNDPSQPDPGGLGKPSTTIPIKSVTSFESWKIVLNSSGETSVNSGEELSYIIYVRNTGNITIPLLQVSDPVPDFTTFQSASDGGLHFDGSNTVVWAVNNLAAGAIATLHFKVKVGDIPEGIGSINNTARVQIGGNSDSTSKPTYHCDPKEAGCDKGTVTSIKAVKGKPGLMISNVVTPNGDGKNDYFFVRGIDKFPNTQLFVFNRWGGVVYQSKDYQNNWNATGLSEGTYYYRLELNDPATGVTVYKGWVMIIR; this comes from the coding sequence ATGCAGCGACGAGTTGGCCTGGTCCTTACTGATATGAAAAAATTGTCTGACCACTGCCTGTTCATGCTCCTTTTTATAGTGGGTATGGCCTGGCTGCCAGCAAAGGCAAGCTCTCTGCCGGCAGGTAAAACAGATAAAAGCAGTATCGCCTCAGGTGTAAAACCTTATACCAAGTCAGCCCAGATCTGGATGACCTATGGTTATACTCCCTCCGGTACAGATCAGGCTGTGGCCACTGGTGACAGGATCGACTACAGGATCTACATCCGTAATACGGGTGACGAGCCGCTGACAGGTGTGCGCATTGTGGATACCATTCCGCTGCATACCACTTTCTTTGGCGCCACCAACGGAGGCGGACTGAATGGTGGTCTCTCCAATAATATACTTACCTATAATAATGTAACCATCCCTGTAGGCGCTACCATCTATGTGAATATCTCCGTGGATGTGGCGGCTAACCTGACAGGTGTTGACTATATTAATAATACAGGTTATGTTGATCTGGGCGATGGCGCTGGTCTGCGTCATACCTTCGGTCCTGGTGCTGATAATAATATCACTGCTCCACTGGGTGGCGACAGAGGATGGCCTTCTACCAGAACACCGGTAGATAACGGTATGAATACTGTTGCCTGGAAAAGCTCTGGTTATATCGGTACAGGTCCTGACCGTACCATCCAGACCGGCGACGTGATCACCTACGTAATACATGTAAAGAATACCGGTTCACAGACACTGACCAATATCCTGGTGACTGACTACGTACCTGTATATACGAACTTCTACGACGGTGATGAAAACGTAACACCTGATGCCAATAACCTCTTGTCATGGACTATTCCTTCACTGGACCCGGGTCAGACAACTGTCCGCACTTTCCGTGTAAGAGTAGCCACTGACCTGACTGGTGCGAAGTCAATCGATAATACTGCATATGTAAATAACGGTAACGGTAAAGGTTCTGTTGCAACATTGCCGGCTTTATCAAATGATCCGAGCCAGCCGGATCCGGGTGGTCTGGGCAAACCTTCCACTACTATTCCGATCAAGAGCGTTACTTCATTCGAAAGCTGGAAAATTGTATTGAACAGCAGCGGTGAAACAAGCGTAAACTCCGGAGAAGAACTGTCTTATATCATATATGTACGTAACACGGGTAACATCACTATTCCATTATTACAGGTAAGTGACCCGGTTCCTGATTTCACTACTTTCCAGAGTGCTTCTGATGGTGGTCTGCACTTCGATGGTTCCAACACTGTTGTATGGGCAGTTAACAACCTGGCAGCTGGCGCAATTGCAACCCTGCACTTTAAAGTAAAAGTGGGAGATATTCCGGAAGGTATCGGAAGTATCAATAACACAGCAAGGGTACAGATAGGTGGTAACTCGGATTCTACCTCCAAACCAACTTACCATTGCGATCCGAAAGAAGCAGGTTGTGATAAAGGTACTGTAACCAGTATCAAAGCAGTGAAAGGTAAACCAGGTTTGATGATCTCCAACGTGGTGACGCCAAATGGCGATGGTAAGAATGATTACTTTTTCGTAAGAGGAATAGATAAATTCCCTAACACACAGTTGTTCGTATTCAACCGTTGGGGAGGAGTTGTATACCAGAGTAAAGATTATCAGAATAACTGGAATGCGACGGGACTAAGCGAAGGGACCTACTATTACCGGCTTGAACTGAATGACCCTGCCACCGGTGTGACTGTTTATAAGGGTTGGGTAATGATTATTAGATAA
- a CDS encoding carboxymuconolactone decarboxylase family protein, which translates to MQTRFNMPQVEPEGYKALLAMEKYLQTTKIEPLHKELIKIRASQINGCAYCIDMHTKDARKYGETEQRIYALNAWRETPFFSREERAILALTEEVTLISHHVSEATYNEAIEVLGEQLTAQVMLAAVAINSWNRIGIATNLMPAKS; encoded by the coding sequence ATGCAAACACGTTTCAATATGCCCCAGGTTGAGCCAGAAGGTTACAAAGCATTACTGGCAATGGAAAAGTACCTGCAGACGACGAAGATCGAACCACTACACAAAGAGCTGATCAAGATAAGAGCCTCCCAGATCAATGGTTGTGCTTACTGTATCGATATGCATACAAAAGATGCCCGTAAATATGGTGAAACGGAGCAACGTATCTATGCACTGAATGCCTGGCGGGAGACGCCATTCTTTTCCCGCGAGGAGAGGGCTATTCTGGCGCTCACGGAAGAAGTGACACTGATCAGTCACCATGTAAGCGAAGCGACCTATAATGAAGCAATAGAGGTATTGGGAGAACAGCTGACAGCCCAGGTAATGCTGGCGGCAGTCGCCATTAACTCCTGGAACCGGATCGGTATTGCTACCAATCTGATGCCGGCAAAAAGCTAG